A genomic region of Bosea sp. 124 contains the following coding sequences:
- a CDS encoding enoyl-CoA hydratase, whose translation MNAHHRPDAAPALRREDADGIATLTLDRPQSRNPLSEAMLAALADALTAIGTDRTVKAVVLAAEGPVFCAGHDLKEMSAHRADPDRGRAYFADILGRCSAMMQQITALPQPVIAAVEGTATAAGCQLVASCDLAVAGEAARFCTPGVHIGLFCSTPMVALTRNLAAKHALEMLLLGEMVPATEAARMGLVNRVAPAGGALAEAQRLAAVIASKSPATIKVGKRAFYEQREMGLKAAYDHASAVMVENMLARDAEEGIGAFVEKRAPVWES comes from the coding sequence ATGAACGCCCATCACAGACCCGATGCCGCCCCCGCGCTGCGGCGCGAGGATGCAGACGGCATCGCCACGCTGACGCTCGACAGGCCGCAATCGCGCAACCCGCTGAGCGAGGCGATGCTGGCTGCGCTCGCAGACGCCCTGACCGCGATCGGCACCGACCGCACGGTCAAGGCGGTCGTGCTGGCGGCGGAAGGCCCGGTCTTCTGCGCCGGCCACGACCTCAAGGAGATGAGCGCGCACCGCGCCGATCCCGATAGGGGCCGCGCCTATTTCGCGGACATATTGGGGCGCTGCTCGGCAATGATGCAGCAGATCACCGCCCTGCCCCAGCCGGTGATCGCCGCCGTCGAGGGCACGGCGACAGCGGCCGGCTGCCAGCTCGTCGCGAGTTGCGATCTCGCTGTCGCCGGCGAGGCCGCCCGCTTCTGCACACCCGGCGTCCATATCGGCCTGTTCTGCTCGACGCCGATGGTGGCGCTGACACGCAACCTCGCCGCCAAGCACGCGCTGGAGATGCTGCTGCTGGGTGAGATGGTGCCGGCCACGGAAGCCGCGCGGATGGGGCTGGTCAACCGTGTCGCGCCAGCAGGCGGCGCACTGGCCGAGGCGCAGCGGCTCGCCGCCGTGATCGCCTCGAAATCGCCGGCGACGATCAAGGTCGGCAAGCGCGCCTTCTACGAGCAGCGTGAGATGGGCCTCAAGGCGGCTTACGACCATGCCAGCGCGGTGATGGTCGAGAACATGCTGGCGCGCGATGCGGAGGAAGGCATCGGCGCCTTTGTCGAGAAGCGCGCGCCGGTGTGGGAGAGCTAA
- a CDS encoding CoA-binding protein, with product MTHDAYPDSQIREILKSVKRIALVGASASEARPSWIVTKYLIDRGYDVIPVNPGLAGQTLLGKTVYASLKEIPGAIDMVEIFRNSEAAGPITDEALTLDPLPKVIWMQLSVRNDEAAARAEAKGITVIMNRCPKIEYGRFSGEIGWQGINSRLLSSKKPVLAGKGFQKLTIHRPGT from the coding sequence ATGACCCACGATGCCTACCCCGACAGCCAGATCCGCGAGATCCTCAAAAGCGTGAAGCGCATCGCGCTCGTCGGCGCCTCCGCCAGCGAGGCCCGGCCGAGCTGGATCGTGACGAAATATCTGATCGACCGTGGATACGACGTCATCCCCGTCAATCCCGGCCTCGCCGGCCAGACCCTGCTCGGGAAGACGGTCTACGCTTCGTTGAAGGAGATTCCGGGCGCGATCGACATGGTCGAGATATTCCGCAATTCGGAAGCGGCAGGGCCGATCACCGACGAGGCGCTGACACTCGATCCGCTGCCGAAGGTCATCTGGATGCAGCTTTCGGTGCGCAATGACGAGGCTGCCGCGCGGGCCGAGGCAAAGGGCATCACGGTCATTATGAACCGCTGCCCCAAGATCGAGTATGGCCGATTTTCCGGCGAAATCGGCTGGCAGGGCATCAATTCGCGGCTGCTGTCGTCGAAGAAGCCGGTCCTGGCCGGCAAGGGCTTCCAGAAGCTGACGATCCACCGGCCGGGGACGTAG
- a CDS encoding FAD-dependent oxidoreductase, which translates to MAGPARTMTRSGGKAMRDLTTTCCIAGGGPAGMMLGFLLARAGVDVIVLEKHADFLRDFRGDTIHPSTLQLMHELGLLEDFLKLPHSALSNIAMRFGTETIQFADFSHLPVAAPFVAMMPQWDFLDFLADRGREQPRFTLMMSAKAEALIDEAGKITGLTGQDGSGPFSIRADLVVAADGRRSDIRAASGLKSIDIGAPMDVLWFRLAREPGDPDQTGGQVANGRLLVTLDRGDYWQSAFVIPKGRFEAMRAAGLPAFRESIAKLAPWFADRMQAIQDWDQIKLLTVTVDRLEQWWRPGLLCIGDAAHAMSPIGGVGVNLAVQDAVAAANRLAAPLREKRLGDADLAAVQERREFPAKATQRIQVIAQNRIISPLLARTESDAPLGPPFLVRLFDWLPLLRRIPARLVGMGVRPEHIGPDLAPRP; encoded by the coding sequence ATGGCCGGGCCCGCCCGGACCATGACGCGCAGCGGGGGCAAGGCGATGCGCGACCTCACCACCACCTGCTGTATCGCCGGAGGCGGCCCCGCCGGGATGATGCTCGGCTTCCTGCTGGCGCGGGCGGGCGTCGACGTGATCGTGCTGGAGAAGCATGCCGACTTCCTGCGCGATTTTCGCGGCGACACCATCCATCCCTCGACCCTGCAACTGATGCACGAGCTCGGCCTGCTCGAGGATTTCCTGAAGCTGCCGCACTCCGCCCTGTCGAACATCGCGATGCGGTTCGGGACCGAGACGATCCAGTTCGCGGATTTCTCGCATCTGCCGGTCGCTGCTCCTTTCGTCGCGATGATGCCGCAATGGGATTTTCTCGATTTCCTGGCCGATCGCGGGCGCGAGCAGCCACGCTTCACATTGATGATGAGCGCCAAGGCCGAAGCGCTGATCGACGAGGCTGGCAAGATCACCGGCCTCACCGGCCAGGATGGTTCCGGCCCATTCTCGATCAGGGCGGACCTCGTCGTCGCCGCCGATGGACGCCGTTCCGACATCCGGGCAGCATCGGGATTGAAGAGCATCGATATCGGCGCGCCGATGGACGTGCTCTGGTTCAGGCTGGCGCGAGAGCCCGGCGACCCCGACCAGACCGGCGGTCAGGTCGCGAACGGGCGGCTTCTGGTGACGCTGGACCGTGGCGATTACTGGCAGAGCGCCTTCGTTATTCCGAAGGGCAGGTTCGAGGCCATGCGCGCGGCGGGGCTGCCCGCTTTCCGCGAGAGCATCGCGAAGCTTGCTCCCTGGTTCGCCGACCGCATGCAAGCGATCCAGGACTGGGACCAGATTAAGCTCCTGACCGTCACCGTCGACCGGCTCGAACAGTGGTGGCGACCCGGCCTGCTCTGCATCGGCGACGCGGCGCATGCGATGTCGCCGATCGGCGGCGTCGGGGTCAATCTCGCGGTTCAGGATGCGGTCGCGGCGGCCAATCGCCTCGCCGCTCCGCTCCGCGAGAAGCGCCTCGGCGATGCCGATCTCGCAGCCGTGCAGGAGCGCCGCGAATTCCCGGCCAAAGCCACGCAACGCATCCAGGTAATTGCGCAGAACCGCATCATCTCGCCGCTGCTGGCCCGCACCGAGAGCGATGCGCCGCTCGGGCCGCCCTTCCTGGTGCGGCTGTTCGACTGGCTGCCGCTGCTGCGGCGCATCCCGGCGCGGCTCGTCGGCATGGGCGTCCGGCCCGAGCATATCGGGCCCGACCTCGCACCCCGCCCCTGA
- a CDS encoding O-acetylhomoserine aminocarboxypropyltransferase produces the protein MTDRAPGFHTLAIHAGAAPDAATGARATPIYQTTSFVFDDVDHAASLFGLQAFGNIYTRIGNPTNAVLEERVAALEGGTAALAVASGHAAEFLCFHALMQPGDEFVAARKLYGGSINQFNHSYKNFGWNVIWADSDDLDAFAAAVTPKTKAIFIESIANPGGVIVDIAGISAIAKKHNIPLIVDNTMATPYLIRPFEHGADIIVHSLTKFLGGHGNSIGGIIVDGGSFNWVGDERYPMLSKPRPEYNGMVLGETFGNFAFAIACRVLGLRDMGPALSPFNAFMILTGIETLPLRMQRHCESALAVATHLSKHPAVEWVSYPGLPGDTYHDLAKRYSPKGAGAVFTFGLKGGYDAGVKLVTELKLFSHLANIGDTRSLVIHPASTTHRQLTDEQKTASGAGPQVIRLSIGLEDVQDLIDDLDQALA, from the coding sequence ATGACCGACCGCGCACCGGGGTTCCACACGCTCGCCATTCATGCGGGTGCCGCACCCGATGCGGCGACGGGCGCGCGCGCCACGCCGATCTACCAGACGACCAGCTTCGTCTTCGACGATGTCGACCATGCGGCCTCGCTCTTCGGGCTGCAGGCCTTCGGCAATATCTACACCCGCATCGGCAACCCGACCAACGCGGTGCTGGAAGAGCGCGTCGCGGCTCTGGAGGGCGGCACCGCGGCACTCGCCGTCGCATCGGGCCATGCGGCCGAGTTCCTGTGCTTCCACGCGCTGATGCAGCCGGGCGACGAGTTCGTTGCGGCGCGCAAGCTCTATGGCGGCTCGATCAACCAGTTCAATCATTCCTACAAGAACTTCGGCTGGAACGTGATCTGGGCCGATTCCGACGATCTGGACGCTTTTGCCGCTGCCGTCACACCCAAGACCAAGGCGATCTTCATCGAGTCCATCGCCAATCCGGGCGGCGTGATCGTCGACATCGCCGGCATCTCGGCGATCGCGAAGAAGCACAACATCCCGCTCATCGTCGACAACACGATGGCGACACCCTACCTGATCCGCCCCTTCGAGCACGGTGCCGACATCATCGTGCATTCGCTGACCAAGTTCCTGGGCGGCCACGGCAATTCGATCGGCGGCATCATCGTCGATGGCGGCTCGTTCAACTGGGTCGGCGACGAGCGCTACCCGATGCTGTCGAAGCCCCGGCCGGAATATAACGGCATGGTGCTCGGCGAGACCTTCGGCAATTTCGCCTTCGCCATCGCCTGCCGCGTGCTCGGCCTGCGCGACATGGGCCCGGCGCTGTCGCCCTTCAACGCCTTCATGATCCTGACCGGCATCGAGACCCTGCCTTTGCGCATGCAGCGGCATTGCGAGAGCGCGCTCGCGGTCGCGACGCATCTTTCGAAGCATCCGGCGGTGGAGTGGGTCAGCTATCCCGGCCTGCCCGGCGACACCTATCATGATCTCGCCAAGCGCTATTCGCCCAAGGGCGCCGGCGCGGTCTTCACCTTCGGGCTGAAGGGCGGCTATGACGCCGGCGTCAAGCTCGTCACCGAGCTCAAGCTGTTCTCGCATCTCGCCAATATCGGCGACACGCGCTCGCTGGTGATCCACCCGGCCTCGACCACCCATCGCCAGCTCACCGACGAACAGAAGACGGCGTCCGGCGCCGGCCCGCAGGTGATTCGCCTGTCGATCGGGCTGGAGGATGTGCAGGACCTGATCGACGATCTGGATCAGGCGCTGGCCTGA
- a CDS encoding COX15/CtaA family protein, which yields MTIALDRPVSETARGASHAGIRRWLWIVAALVFVMVVVGGATRLTGSGLSITEWKPITGALPPLSAEAWASEFGKYRESPQYRLLNEGMSLGEFQFIYWWEWGHRQLGRFIGLVYLAGFLVVAARRLLPWRQVLVLFGMGLLLGLQGTIGWIMVASGLEPGMVAVAPVKLTLHLSFAALFFASVVAFATWLTPARRSEQARGRGWALALLLLIFVQIALGGLVAGSKAGLTYNTWPLMDGALVPPPAALFVQTPFWENFVDNAVLVQFNHRLGAYLLLALALWHALSLRRSAPGSGGARRATAIAGLTLAQAALGIVTLLLVVPLWAGLAHQALAFMVLAMGVVHGVRMRGMHHA from the coding sequence GTGACCATAGCCCTCGATAGACCCGTTTCCGAGACGGCGCGCGGCGCGAGCCACGCCGGCATCCGCCGCTGGCTCTGGATCGTGGCGGCTCTCGTCTTCGTCATGGTCGTCGTCGGTGGCGCGACGCGGCTGACGGGTTCCGGCCTCTCCATCACCGAATGGAAGCCGATCACCGGCGCGCTGCCGCCGCTCTCGGCCGAGGCCTGGGCGAGCGAGTTCGGGAAATACCGCGAGAGCCCGCAATACCGGCTCCTGAACGAGGGCATGAGCCTCGGCGAATTCCAGTTCATCTATTGGTGGGAATGGGGCCATCGCCAGCTCGGCCGCTTCATCGGCCTGGTCTATCTCGCGGGCTTCCTGGTCGTCGCGGCCCGCCGCCTGCTGCCTTGGCGGCAGGTGCTGGTCCTGTTCGGCATGGGGCTGCTGCTCGGCCTGCAGGGCACGATCGGATGGATCATGGTGGCCTCGGGACTGGAGCCCGGCATGGTCGCGGTCGCGCCGGTCAAGCTGACGCTGCATCTGAGCTTTGCGGCGCTGTTCTTCGCTTCGGTCGTCGCTTTCGCGACCTGGCTGACGCCGGCGCGGCGCAGCGAGCAGGCGAGGGGGCGCGGATGGGCGTTGGCATTGCTGCTGCTGATCTTCGTTCAGATCGCGCTCGGCGGTCTCGTCGCCGGCTCGAAGGCCGGGCTGACCTACAACACCTGGCCGCTGATGGACGGTGCGCTGGTGCCGCCGCCTGCGGCCCTGTTCGTCCAGACGCCGTTCTGGGAGAATTTCGTCGATAATGCCGTGCTGGTGCAGTTCAACCACCGCCTCGGCGCCTATCTCTTGCTGGCGTTGGCGCTCTGGCACGCGCTTTCCCTGCGCCGCAGCGCTCCGGGCTCAGGCGGCGCGAGACGCGCTACGGCGATTGCCGGGCTGACGCTGGCGCAGGCCGCGCTGGGCATCGTCACGCTTTTGCTGGTCGTGCCGCTCTGGGCCGGCCTCGCGCATCAGGCGCTGGCCTTCATGGTGCTGGCGATGGGCGTGGTGCATGGCGTGCGGATGCGCGGCATGCACCACGCCTGA
- a CDS encoding DUF2842 domain-containing protein — protein MRQTHRKLIGTVAILVFVCVYALVAMALAQGRITEAPKLVQTIAYVVLGLAWVLPLLPLIRWMERKDGV, from the coding sequence ATGAGGCAGACCCACCGCAAGCTGATCGGCACCGTCGCGATCCTGGTCTTCGTCTGCGTCTATGCGCTTGTCGCGATGGCGCTGGCACAGGGCCGGATCACCGAGGCGCCGAAGCTCGTGCAGACCATCGCCTATGTCGTACTTGGCCTCGCCTGGGTCCTGCCGCTGCTGCCGCTGATCCGGTGGATGGAGCGGAAGGACGGGGTCTGA
- a CDS encoding polysaccharide deacetylase family protein, protein MNLRHTAFSAVFGAIAATLADRWGRGLAQGAGAILTLHHVRPRGEGGFRPNGLLEITPGFLDMTLRLIRAEGYDLVSLDEALVRLSAPRKGRFFVALTFDDGYSDNVEQAWPVLAKHGAPWTLFVTTGFADRTARLWWLELEEAIRVLPAVALALPDGPFSARAGSDAEKQQAFDRLYWRLRKQPEAILLAAISDLAAQAGIDAAALVERECLPWETLRALAGAPGVTIGAHTLSHPMLAKHDAAFARREIVEGKARLEAELGIPVRHFAYPVGDPTSAGPREFALVREAGFASAVTTRPGHLFAGHAAHPHALPRVSLNGLHQSEAAVRALLSGLPFLLWNRGRRLSVG, encoded by the coding sequence ATGAACCTGCGTCACACAGCCTTCTCCGCCGTCTTCGGAGCGATCGCGGCGACGCTTGCCGACCGCTGGGGCAGGGGGCTGGCACAGGGCGCCGGTGCCATCCTGACGCTGCACCATGTCCGGCCTCGCGGCGAGGGCGGCTTTCGCCCGAACGGCCTGCTGGAGATCACGCCGGGCTTCCTCGACATGACGCTCCGGCTGATCCGCGCCGAGGGCTACGATCTGGTCTCCCTCGACGAGGCTCTCGTCCGCCTGTCCGCTCCGCGTAAGGGCCGCTTCTTCGTCGCACTGACCTTCGACGACGGCTATAGCGACAATGTCGAACAGGCCTGGCCCGTGCTGGCGAAGCACGGCGCGCCGTGGACGCTCTTCGTCACGACCGGGTTCGCCGACCGCACGGCCAGGCTCTGGTGGCTGGAACTGGAGGAGGCGATCCGGGTCCTCCCGGCCGTGGCGCTGGCCTTGCCGGACGGCCCCTTCAGCGCCCGCGCCGGCAGCGACGCCGAGAAGCAGCAGGCCTTCGACAGGCTCTACTGGCGCCTGCGCAAGCAGCCGGAAGCGATTCTGCTGGCAGCGATTTCCGATCTTGCAGCCCAGGCCGGGATCGATGCCGCCGCGCTGGTCGAGCGCGAATGTCTGCCCTGGGAGACGTTGCGCGCGTTGGCCGGTGCGCCCGGTGTAACCATTGGCGCCCATACGCTGAGCCACCCGATGCTGGCGAAGCATGATGCGGCCTTTGCGCGTCGGGAGATCGTCGAGGGCAAGGCGCGGCTGGAAGCGGAGCTCGGCATCCCCGTCCGGCATTTCGCCTATCCGGTCGGCGACCCCACCTCGGCCGGGCCGCGCGAGTTCGCATTGGTGCGGGAGGCCGGCTTCGCCAGCGCAGTCACAACGCGGCCGGGGCACCTCTTCGCGGGGCACGCCGCGCATCCGCACGCGCTGCCGCGCGTTTCGCTCAATGGCTTGCACCAGAGCGAGGCGGCCGTTCGCGCGCTGTTGTCGGGGCTGCCGTTCCTGCTGTGGAACCGGGGGCGGCGGCTGAGTGTGGGGTAG
- a CDS encoding GNAT family N-acetyltransferase translates to MSSLAESSLAKSNLAESSSAERASAPRLTESRGASGAQAWHSVTVSREIAAVEADWHAIEARALVTPYQAYGWVRAFVETVGAADGMDFRHVVVRDAASEPLAILPLVITRRNGIRFAEFIGGKHANYHMGLYAPAFAAALDAGAARLLLSEISAAIGRLDAFIFVNQPTQWQGLANPLAALAAGPSPSGAYKLALVSGDCDGTLRRSMSSHAHKKLKNKRNRFTGFGPSALVRAHSPAEIARVIDAFLLQKAARFRMMGLPDPFASPAVRAFIERAAQPDGDRPAVLELYSLDLAGHSVATYVGAVQATRFSGMATSFDMESEAARTSPGEILLVDLIKLKCREGITVFDLGVGEARYKTTICDERDELVDSFLPLTAKGHAFTGIARAKRWAKRRIKASPAALKLAHRVSGWLNRGRARTVED, encoded by the coding sequence ATGTCCAGTCTTGCCGAGTCCAGTCTTGCCAAGTCCAATCTAGCCGAGTCCAGCAGTGCCGAGCGCGCGTCGGCCCCGCGCCTGACGGAAAGCCGCGGCGCCTCCGGCGCGCAAGCCTGGCACAGCGTCACGGTCAGCCGCGAGATCGCCGCCGTCGAGGCTGACTGGCACGCGATCGAGGCGCGGGCGCTGGTGACGCCCTATCAGGCCTATGGCTGGGTCCGCGCCTTCGTCGAGACGGTCGGCGCAGCCGATGGCATGGACTTCCGCCATGTCGTCGTCCGGGATGCAGCAAGCGAGCCGCTGGCGATCCTGCCGCTGGTCATCACGCGCCGCAACGGCATCCGCTTCGCCGAATTCATCGGCGGCAAGCACGCCAATTACCATATGGGGCTCTATGCGCCCGCCTTCGCCGCCGCGCTCGACGCCGGAGCGGCGCGCCTGCTGCTCTCCGAGATCAGCGCCGCGATCGGCAGGCTCGACGCCTTCATCTTCGTCAACCAGCCGACGCAGTGGCAGGGCCTCGCCAATCCGCTCGCGGCGCTCGCCGCCGGACCGAGTCCGAGCGGAGCATACAAGCTCGCCCTCGTCAGCGGCGATTGCGACGGCACGCTGCGGCGCTCGATGAGCAGCCACGCCCACAAAAAGCTGAAGAACAAGCGCAACCGCTTCACCGGCTTCGGACCTTCCGCGCTGGTCAGGGCGCACAGCCCCGCCGAGATCGCGCGGGTCATCGATGCCTTCCTGCTGCAGAAAGCCGCCCGTTTCCGGATGATGGGTCTGCCCGATCCCTTCGCTTCACCGGCCGTCCGCGCCTTCATCGAACGTGCCGCACAGCCGGACGGGGACCGCCCCGCGGTGCTTGAACTGTATTCGCTCGACCTCGCCGGCCATTCGGTCGCGACCTATGTCGGCGCCGTGCAGGCGACGCGATTCTCCGGCATGGCGACCTCCTTCGACATGGAAAGCGAGGCCGCCAGGACCAGCCCCGGCGAGATCCTGCTGGTCGACCTGATCAAGCTGAAATGCCGCGAGGGGATCACCGTGTTCGATCTCGGCGTCGGCGAGGCGCGCTACAAGACCACGATCTGCGACGAGCGCGACGAACTGGTCGACAGCTTTCTGCCGCTGACCGCAAAGGGACATGCCTTCACCGGCATCGCCCGCGCCAAGCGCTGGGCCAAGCGCCGGATCAAGGCTTCGCCGGCCGCCCTGAAGCTGGCGCATCGCGTCTCTGGCTGGCTGAACCGGGGCCGCGCGCGAACGGTCGAGGATTAG